In the genome of Halobacterium noricense, one region contains:
- a CDS encoding sulfatase, with the protein MSREPNILLIVLDSVRARNTSLHGHHHDTTPALDSLAERATTYLQARSPSRWSLPSHASLFTGLSVPEHGITQKGDRLLPGHSVFSSLETDGYATGIFSENPFLTELDTGLQDGFKTVEGESTEPLYPSAADPHEYSGDLSGFLRAAIGSGQPVRSLVNGLTTKLAWDYPALLPDNISQRFSGGVSRGSRYTDHFLNWEATKDEPWAACINYMDAHHPYSPRAEHNRWADDSIAEVLSDVNPYPAGFYTKPGSMWRCEVAEHLYDGAIRQVDYEIGRLVETLEQRDVLEETLLVVTADHGDGFGEPSRLRPLRIAGHAIGGHEVNFHVPLVVKYPNQERAAQVTEPVSLTQFPDVVRAVRDREVDGSSDPFVSDAPVVSVGSAPDTGFLDRIRNAGEDTVPFEEVVRAVYEPTEDNYVRKHFQWKDEHATEWVFDANTVVTVPSPDTGVVAGTFESFTQQPVRSTDSARSVDEGTKKRLERLGYR; encoded by the coding sequence ATGAGTAGGGAGCCGAATATCTTGCTCATTGTCCTTGACTCGGTACGAGCCCGAAACACCAGTCTGCACGGACACCATCATGATACGACCCCGGCACTAGACTCACTCGCAGAGCGTGCAACGACGTATCTGCAGGCCCGATCCCCGAGCCGATGGAGCCTCCCGAGCCATGCTAGCCTCTTCACTGGACTTTCAGTGCCTGAACATGGGATAACGCAGAAAGGGGACCGGCTTCTACCAGGTCATTCCGTGTTCTCATCCCTCGAAACGGACGGCTATGCAACCGGTATTTTCTCGGAAAATCCATTCCTGACCGAACTCGATACAGGGCTTCAAGACGGGTTCAAGACCGTGGAGGGGGAGTCGACAGAGCCGCTTTACCCATCAGCAGCCGATCCCCACGAGTACAGCGGTGACCTATCCGGATTCCTCAGAGCGGCGATTGGAAGTGGTCAACCAGTTCGGTCACTTGTTAACGGCTTAACGACAAAATTGGCTTGGGATTACCCGGCTCTCCTCCCCGATAATATCTCACAGCGCTTCTCGGGGGGCGTCAGTCGAGGGAGCCGCTACACTGATCATTTTCTCAACTGGGAGGCCACGAAGGACGAGCCATGGGCTGCTTGCATCAACTATATGGACGCCCATCATCCATACAGTCCACGCGCAGAACACAATCGCTGGGCAGATGACTCGATAGCGGAGGTCCTATCGGACGTCAATCCATACCCAGCTGGTTTCTACACCAAGCCCGGATCGATGTGGCGCTGTGAAGTGGCGGAACACCTCTACGATGGTGCTATCCGGCAGGTTGACTACGAAATAGGCCGCCTCGTCGAGACCCTCGAACAACGTGACGTCCTCGAAGAAACCCTACTCGTCGTCACTGCCGACCACGGTGATGGGTTCGGCGAGCCGAGCCGTCTACGCCCGCTTCGTATTGCGGGGCACGCTATCGGTGGGCATGAGGTGAACTTTCATGTTCCGTTAGTCGTGAAGTATCCCAATCAGGAACGTGCGGCACAGGTCACCGAACCCGTTTCCTTAACGCAGTTCCCCGACGTAGTTCGGGCAGTACGCGACAGGGAAGTGGATGGGTCGTCAGATCCGTTTGTCTCAGATGCCCCAGTCGTTTCCGTCGGTAGCGCCCCGGATACCGGGTTTCTCGACCGCATCAGGAACGCTGGGGAGGACACAGTCCCGTTCGAGGAGGTTGTCAGGGCGGTGTACGAACCGACGGAGGATAACTACGTTCGAAAACATTTCCAGTGGAAAGACGAACACGCAACTGAGTGGGTGTTCGACGCAAATACGGTTGTGACAGTACCGTCTCCCGACACGGGCGTCGTTGCAGGGACGTTCGAGTCGTTCACCCAACAGCCGGTGAGGTCGACCGATTCGGCCAGATCTGTCGACGAAGGCACCAAGAAACGACTTGAACGGCTTGGTTACCGATGA
- a CDS encoding glycosyltransferase family 2 protein: MNQGPLFTVCICTYNDSGTIAEFFESVSQQLDEKYEIVVVDGGSNDGTREFLESQREALSVPMQVLDQRKTGLGRARQQCVEAANGTYLLEQVDADMRYADCFDSLLSFYLDYVNTEGPVQLLTRGMRITPKQLHEELGGWRPYPHGFQENELTRRFFRHGYLRLLDVKTAQHIDVEHDLETAIRWYVYNYREKFRSGLSPRYALSHLYESNLPIWRKVLDTGTIATTYLWARSKDRVETFNRNDPLAYEIDDRLYEGCESGAYDDIRLDAPPDVEENCFDADVPDKAYSYTDTSL; the protein is encoded by the coding sequence CGAGTCGGTATCCCAGCAGTTGGATGAGAAGTACGAAATCGTCGTCGTCGACGGCGGCTCTAATGACGGGACACGCGAGTTTCTCGAATCACAACGGGAGGCCCTTTCTGTACCGATGCAGGTGCTTGACCAGCGGAAAACAGGGCTTGGGAGAGCCCGACAACAGTGCGTCGAGGCCGCGAATGGAACGTATCTTCTGGAGCAGGTCGATGCCGACATGCGTTATGCGGACTGTTTTGACTCCCTGTTGTCGTTCTATCTTGACTACGTCAATACAGAGGGACCAGTTCAGTTACTCACGCGCGGAATGCGCATAACTCCTAAGCAACTACACGAGGAACTCGGTGGTTGGCGACCTTATCCACACGGGTTTCAGGAGAACGAACTGACTCGTCGATTTTTCCGGCACGGGTATCTACGACTGCTTGACGTGAAGACGGCCCAGCACATCGATGTGGAGCATGACCTAGAAACCGCCATACGTTGGTACGTTTATAACTATCGCGAGAAGTTCCGAAGCGGCTTGTCGCCACGATACGCTCTGAGCCACCTCTATGAATCGAACCTCCCCATTTGGCGGAAGGTACTTGACACCGGAACCATAGCGACGACATATCTCTGGGCTCGCTCGAAAGACCGGGTTGAAACATTCAATCGAAACGACCCGCTCGCGTACGAAATCGATGACCGACTGTACGAGGGCTGTGAATCGGGGGCGTACGACGACATTAGACTTGACGCACCCCCAGATGTGGAGGAAAACTGTTTCGACGCCGACGTTCCGGATAAAGCGTACTCGTACACGGACACGTCGCTATGA
- a CDS encoding sulfatase-like hydrolase/transferase, with the protein MQTVLVTVDSLRADHLAHYGYERDTMPVLNTLSDSGTVFENAFSNGSYTRISIPAIMTSNHLAYDAIDEFPTIASVLSAEDILTAVVGTQIGIDLINGGYRFDETIDLGRDKFYDEANNDRPPLEELKYQINRPATRISQFLQQQGLEPIYNLLQKPYNVFFDESGFQYLGYTSAEKVTDRATTWIESNAEDDFFLWVHYMEAHRPYGVHDDDPKYLDSPVDEDEIKRLMKRAGVNPGKVSEEEWGLLRDLYDSDLRYCSRHIERLFNSIKDMGIWKDLNIFFSSDHGEEFYEHGGSFHRNYPYDELMHVPLLAKSPVLDAPDRVTEMRELLDIAPTIHSIHLPDEDRDEFMGTPLDEDADRHVFALGQPGDSAPAVAYRTEEWKLIWGEDRQQLYDLESDPREQNNLIEADPDMASKLREEIPHSLKTREVKPPREPESDVDRERLEALGYLEQRE; encoded by the coding sequence ATGCAGACCGTTCTCGTCACTGTCGATTCTCTGCGAGCAGACCATCTCGCACATTATGGCTACGAACGGGACACCATGCCTGTCCTCAACACGTTATCCGACTCCGGGACGGTATTTGAGAATGCCTTCTCTAATGGTTCCTACACACGGATCTCGATTCCGGCTATTATGACGTCGAATCATCTCGCATACGATGCGATTGATGAGTTCCCGACGATCGCGTCTGTACTTTCTGCGGAAGATATACTGACTGCGGTTGTCGGCACGCAAATCGGAATCGACCTAATAAATGGAGGGTACAGATTCGACGAAACAATTGACCTCGGTCGAGACAAATTCTACGACGAGGCGAATAATGATCGGCCACCGCTAGAGGAACTTAAATATCAGATTAACCGCCCGGCAACACGCATCAGCCAATTCCTCCAGCAACAAGGCCTCGAGCCAATATACAATCTCCTACAGAAGCCGTACAACGTGTTCTTCGATGAGAGCGGATTCCAGTATCTCGGATATACCAGCGCAGAAAAGGTCACAGATCGGGCGACGACGTGGATCGAATCGAATGCTGAAGACGACTTCTTCCTCTGGGTCCACTATATGGAGGCACACCGTCCGTACGGTGTTCACGACGACGACCCGAAGTATCTAGATTCGCCGGTTGACGAGGATGAGATTAAGCGGCTAATGAAGCGAGCGGGAGTGAATCCAGGAAAGGTCTCGGAAGAAGAATGGGGGCTGCTTCGCGATCTTTACGACTCTGACCTCCGATATTGCTCACGCCATATTGAGCGGCTGTTTAACTCAATAAAGGACATGGGAATTTGGAAAGACCTCAACATCTTCTTTTCAAGCGACCACGGCGAGGAGTTCTACGAACACGGAGGATCATTCCACAGAAATTATCCATACGACGAGCTCATGCACGTTCCCCTTCTCGCGAAGTCGCCAGTCCTGGACGCCCCGGACCGGGTCACGGAGATGCGTGAATTGCTAGATATCGCGCCGACCATTCACTCAATACATCTTCCTGATGAGGATCGGGATGAGTTCATGGGGACACCACTAGACGAAGACGCTGACAGACATGTCTTCGCACTGGGTCAACCGGGGGACTCCGCACCCGCTGTCGCATACCGAACGGAAGAGTGGAAGCTGATATGGGGGGAGGATAGACAACAGCTGTATGATCTTGAATCGGATCCAAGGGAGCAAAATAATCTAATCGAAGCGGACCCTGATATGGCGTCGAAATTACGCGAGGAAATCCCACACTCCCTAAAGACACGTGAAGTGAAGCCACCACGCGAGCCAGAAAGCGACGTTGACAGGGAACGACTAGAGGCTCTCGGGTATCTGGAACAACGAGAGTGA
- a CDS encoding sulfatase, which translates to MKPNILLVVLDTVRAKSCSLYGRERPTTPALEGLANEGVTFNHAIAPATWTLPSHAAMFTGEYPTDIDVHAKNMLLSDDIETVAEALQAQGYDTGIFSSNPFLTQGSGLDRGFAHSHTSNLRVQLFDDGFDPTRYIRSREHEDGIAKVRELSKEIWGTPQNLFKNILNAAYYKYRTITSNPNQSFDPSEDDGATESIQAFERWVQTAEGPFFGCLNFMEAHTPYRYRERFISSDTSLEEVSEVDQDRWKYLSGEIELTDSVKSILLALYEAEIHYLDEQLTELWSFLRRTDRWENTLVVVTSDHGELLGEHNLLYHDINRLYEPLVHVPLLIKYPNERHAGERVKSTVSLTQISDTILAEALEDADVSTPLGPGEPVPDIVKTDFVGMNQTLPDERYVDVYDDFNAQSRAVYEDGSKYLVYENRAGRVGNLPLSTSDPTEIVEQIDLNDVPAHIRAFAGLDGEISQQTEFEANDVIKDRLNELGYR; encoded by the coding sequence ATGAAACCTAACATTCTACTCGTCGTACTTGATACGGTTCGGGCGAAGAGCTGCTCACTCTACGGACGAGAGCGTCCAACGACACCCGCTCTTGAAGGATTAGCGAACGAGGGGGTGACATTCAATCACGCCATCGCACCCGCAACATGGACTCTCCCTAGCCATGCAGCGATGTTTACCGGGGAATATCCGACCGATATTGACGTCCATGCGAAAAACATGTTACTCTCAGACGATATAGAAACGGTGGCGGAAGCACTCCAAGCGCAGGGGTACGATACAGGTATCTTTTCGTCTAATCCTTTCCTTACCCAGGGTTCCGGACTTGATAGGGGATTCGCTCATTCTCATACTTCCAACCTCCGCGTACAGCTTTTCGACGACGGTTTCGATCCCACTCGTTACATTCGCTCTCGGGAGCATGAGGACGGCATCGCGAAGGTTCGGGAACTGTCCAAGGAGATATGGGGGACGCCCCAGAATCTATTCAAGAATATACTAAACGCCGCTTACTATAAGTACAGAACAATTACTTCCAATCCGAACCAATCGTTCGACCCATCAGAAGACGATGGGGCAACGGAGTCAATCCAGGCCTTCGAACGGTGGGTACAAACTGCAGAGGGGCCATTTTTCGGGTGTCTCAATTTCATGGAGGCTCACACGCCGTACCGTTACCGGGAGCGGTTCATCTCGTCAGATACGAGCCTTGAAGAAGTATCCGAGGTTGACCAAGACAGATGGAAGTACCTATCAGGTGAGATAGAGCTCACCGACAGTGTGAAGTCAATCCTTCTCGCACTATATGAGGCTGAGATCCACTATCTTGACGAACAACTGACGGAGTTATGGTCGTTTCTTCGGAGGACGGACCGATGGGAGAATACGCTTGTCGTTGTTACAAGTGACCACGGCGAACTTCTTGGGGAGCATAACTTACTCTACCACGACATTAACCGGTTGTACGAACCACTAGTTCACGTCCCTCTTCTGATTAAGTACCCGAACGAGCGACACGCCGGTGAGCGGGTCAAATCCACTGTAAGCCTGACACAGATCTCGGATACTATTCTAGCGGAGGCCCTAGAAGATGCGGACGTAAGCACCCCCTTAGGCCCAGGAGAACCAGTCCCTGACATCGTCAAAACAGACTTCGTGGGAATGAACCAAACACTTCCCGACGAACGATATGTGGACGTGTACGACGACTTCAACGCTCAATCACGTGCCGTGTACGAGGATGGGTCGAAGTACCTTGTGTACGAGAACCGGGCAGGGAGAGTCGGTAACCTTCCACTGTCGACATCAGACCCGACCGAAATAGTTGAACAGATTGACTTGAACGACGTTCCAGCTCACATACGAGCGTTCGCTGGGCTGGATGGGGAAATTAGCCAGCAAACAGAATTTGAAGCGAACGACGTCATCAAAGATCGTCTCAACGAACTTGGATACCGATAG
- a CDS encoding oligosaccharide flippase family protein, with the protein MINDEGGSNAGNINLGLESLKGLIAKFVQAVLGFVGTILFARILGPEAFGGFYFLLSFVTISTRPLDGLGGAIQKRFSEHNAPHEELLGTVVLFDVAMFLVAGFGVWLFRGVITAETNVDNAALVFFLLFVTLGTFLLVQKLIGAAGHPGFQIWNDTLRSMLTLPLQIGFILAGFGAAGMGYGLASATLLVIPVGLFFIRVRPTLPSRGTIKSVWQFARYSIFTRLLGAASGNFDTIVLGAFLTTATVGYYQVAYRLTVPATFMMAAVGGALMPKVSNFHSRGEAISGDITNAISYNSILAIPLFFGAVALAQDIVVTVYGSSYAAAAEFLVGLALYQVLTTQTDVYQRTLSGIDRPDWELRIDGSTLLFNLVVGISLLFVVGAIGVVIATVLTEFLRLVFSMRAVRELVPDIEPLPRPLLDQVIAGGVMLLGVEALNLFVTVRSWFELVVLVGFGVLLYGGVLLGVSRHARNTLWSIYGDIARI; encoded by the coding sequence ATGATTAACGACGAGGGTGGAAGTAACGCCGGCAACATCAATCTGGGTCTCGAATCTTTGAAGGGCCTGATCGCCAAGTTCGTACAGGCCGTTCTCGGATTCGTCGGAACGATTCTCTTTGCACGGATTCTCGGCCCCGAGGCGTTCGGCGGTTTCTACTTCTTGCTTTCCTTCGTCACGATATCGACTCGTCCGCTCGACGGTTTGGGTGGTGCCATCCAGAAACGGTTTTCGGAGCACAACGCGCCACATGAAGAGCTTCTCGGCACGGTCGTCCTGTTTGATGTCGCGATGTTCCTCGTCGCAGGCTTCGGCGTGTGGCTCTTTCGAGGGGTTATCACAGCCGAGACGAACGTAGACAACGCCGCCTTGGTTTTCTTTCTACTGTTCGTTACGCTGGGGACCTTCCTGCTGGTTCAAAAACTCATCGGTGCGGCTGGTCATCCCGGATTTCAGATCTGGAACGATACTCTTCGTTCTATGCTGACACTCCCTCTCCAGATCGGATTCATTCTCGCAGGGTTCGGAGCCGCCGGTATGGGGTACGGACTGGCAAGTGCGACGTTACTGGTGATACCCGTTGGACTGTTCTTCATTCGGGTTCGCCCGACCCTTCCCTCCCGTGGAACGATTAAATCCGTGTGGCAGTTTGCACGGTACAGTATCTTCACCCGACTACTGGGGGCTGCCTCGGGAAACTTTGATACCATAGTACTTGGCGCTTTTCTTACGACTGCTACCGTTGGATATTACCAGGTTGCGTATCGGCTAACCGTCCCAGCAACGTTCATGATGGCCGCGGTGGGCGGCGCGCTAATGCCGAAAGTGTCGAACTTCCACTCCCGAGGAGAGGCGATATCTGGCGACATCACGAACGCGATCTCATACAACAGTATCCTCGCTATTCCCCTGTTCTTCGGCGCAGTTGCACTTGCCCAAGACATCGTCGTCACCGTGTACGGCAGCAGTTACGCGGCGGCTGCGGAGTTTCTCGTTGGTCTCGCCCTGTATCAGGTGTTGACGACCCAGACTGATGTCTATCAGCGGACGCTCTCCGGTATTGACAGGCCGGACTGGGAGTTGCGTATCGACGGTTCCACGCTCCTGTTCAATCTTGTTGTCGGAATTTCCCTGTTGTTCGTCGTCGGAGCCATCGGGGTTGTCATAGCGACCGTACTAACGGAGTTCCTCCGACTCGTGTTCTCGATGCGGGCAGTACGAGAGCTTGTTCCGGATATCGAACCGCTCCCACGTCCGCTGCTTGATCAGGTTATTGCCGGTGGTGTCATGCTCCTGGGGGTTGAGGCACTCAATCTGTTCGTCACTGTCAGATCTTGGTTCGAGCTCGTCGTGCTTGTCGGCTTTGGCGTCCTCCTCTATGGCGGTGTCCTTCTGGGGGTAAGCCGGCACGCGCGGAACACGCTATGGTCGATTTACGGCGATATCGCCAGAATATGA